Part of the Leptidea sinapis chromosome 11, ilLepSina1.1, whole genome shotgun sequence genome is shown below.
GTCTGAGTTTTTTAGCGGTTGCATTAGGAAAACCAAGTTCATCTAACAAACcagttacatttttttgaacATAGTTAGGGAGcccgattataataaatttaaatgttcgtTCTTCTTTCCTCGAAAAAGTTTAGAAATTAATGTTCTCAGAGCGCAAGCCATCTTGAAGTGATTTGTGGCCCTCTACTGAGTAACAGTAAACAATGATTCTTTGATGGCCTTGATATTTAAGATGGAAACCCTTGGTATAACGGGAAACCACCAAACCAGTTTTTATGTACTCGTGAGTCCAATcagatttaatataaatgtgaattgGAGGGATCTAACTAGATTTCTTCACAGTTATGGACGCCTCCCGAAGTTTGATGGATGCTGATGAACCTTGGTCAGGAAGGCCGCTAAATCTATTGAATGTTTTCACTGGTGTTTGCGTTTTCACTTGTGTTCCATGCGCATCTCTTTTAGGTATGGACCAGTCTAGCTCCATATCACCTGGTCATTTAGTATTTGGCAAGGATGACACGGAATTTGATCTAGTCAAAAATCTATCCATATTGGATGccagtaaataaaaattgtatatcgATATCGATGTTGAACTTTCCCATCACTACATACTTGTTACGGCAATGAGTGGGggaatgcaattttttttttacacacgTATTACAACTAATAAAAAATGCGGGTGGCGTGGTTAAATACGAACTGTGCGTCTTTATCGCAAGAAACACTACgagaacagacagacagaaaactgttaggcgagctctgtttttgttggacgtcaggaagtcgagcgggccggatggcatttctccaatcgtgcttagaacgtgtgcccctgagttgacgccggtgctaacgcgtttattccggcactcttattccaaaggcgtagtccctgactcatggaagtcagcccttgtccatccgatccaaaaaaaggagacagttcggatccggcaaactacaggcctattgctattacctccctgctctccaaaatcatggagagcataattagccgtcagctcttggtatacctagagggtcaccagttgatcaacgactgagaatacggctttcgccatggtcggtcggcaggtgatcttctggtatacctaacacatagatgggctgcggctattgaaagcaagggggaaggcctggcagttagactggatatagcgaaggcctttgatcgtgtatggcacaaggcgctcctccctaaacttccatcatttgggctccCCGacagcttgtgcaagtggacctccagcttcctcactgggcgcagcatacaggtcgttgtcgacggacattggtCGAAGctgaagcccgtgaatgctggagtccccaaggctgtgtgctatctcccacgctgtttcttctgcatatcaatgatatgttgggcacctccaacattcattgctatgcagatgacagcactggtgatgccgtatacacgggccatgcaggtctctctagggaaatcgtcgaccagtgccgggagaaacttgtgtcttctatcaagtcctctcttgagaaggtcgcggaatggggtaaattgaaccttgtccaatttaacccccagaagactcaagtttatgcgtttaccactaaaaaaaccccatttgtcgcatcaccgctcttcgacaacacttccctaaaagcctcgcctagtatcggaatattgggtcttgaaatctcgagcgattgccaattccgtggccatctggagggcaaagccaaattggcttcaaagaaactgggcgtcattaatagagcacggcaatacttcaagccggcccacaatCTAGCGCcgtacaaagcacaggtccggccacacatggagtattgctgtcatctctggtctggcgcaccccagtatcagctcgatccatttgaccgcgtgcaacgcagagcagctcgaattgccggggacccagtactctgtgaacggctggatcacttggcgttgcgtagagacgtcgcttcattgtgtgtcttctaccgcatttatcacggggagtgttccgaagagctgttttacctaattcctgccgccgaattccaccttcgacacgccacaagttaggatatcatcctcaccatctggatgtgtggcggtcctccacagtccggtttacaaggagctttcttccacgtactacaaagctgtggaatgaacttccttgtgcggtgtttccgggacgatacgacatgggtaccttcaaaaaaagcgcgtacaccttccttaaaggccggcaacgctcctgtgattcctctggtgttgcaagagagtgtgggcggcggtgatcacttaacaacaggtgacccgtaagctcgtttgtcctcctattccataaaaaaaaaagaaaagaaagtgactgttaaatctggagcacttgggcgctcgtcaggatgagaacatcgtgtaggacgaccatcatttaatatacacaaattcactgaatcaaatatatctattaatgtgttaccataactattagaagataagtaaccccaggtttcatggcgacagttaaaatcaccaaggatcataaaaggcttcggaagaatggaaataatatctttaatttcatttaagattgcagaagaaggatgaggtatataaatagatacataacagatattttcgactaaagcagcaataatagaaaaatcattactgtgaaaaggaatagagaagagagaaaaggaaagagggtgtttcacaagcatggctactccgccttgcccatccacacgatcttctctgagacatgaataaccacgaatcttaaataaagatcctggtttcaaccaagtctcttgaagagcacagatataagatttatatttatttaataaataaataagatcacttttttaggagtgatgctttgacaattccattgaagaactttgtccattatttggtttataaatttgaataattgcagaaactaataaggcagcgttggacggtgaaaattgattcgattgactaagagattttataagagaaataattaaatcaattactgaggattccaaaggcttttcattttctttgttaattaatgcacatccattagagggttggggaatgttaaaatcccttaaaaattcttggtgagcagatttgtcatatcctttgctaagtgtaggtggaggctttggtgtaacaaaaacagttttttttatatgaagtattgtttatagctttaggtgttgaatgttgatgctgggttggaaaagtattaggagtgatgttaggtgatgagagtaatgtatctgcatatgaaattcgagagacagatggatgtatctttgaagcttctgaataggaaatacagtttttagccattgattcctttatagctctttgtctttcatattctaaacattttttatccgTTGCaacctttacataaacaacaagatataaaatcatcttgaatAGAAGAGTTATCACCAGtatgtccttgaccacatctaaaacatcttggtttagatctgtattgagatttcacatgaccaaacAGACAACAATTGTAGCATAGAATagtacgatatatatacaagtctacagtaagagaagtgtagcacatatacactcgtttaggcaaaaactgtccatcgaaagtaaataccacagactcagtacatttaagatgtactgagtctgtggtatatcgactttggaaagaatttgtttgtcgctaatgtctacacatttgcaatcactttccttaatatccttcttatcaccacggtgttttcgtcgtcttttattacagtgtctgcatattctgggtcgagctgacactctttaacggccactagatgtctgagacacagaaccatctgtatccatcGTACTACCATCGTCATTATTGGAAATCgtcactacatgacctatatcaggggctgtccccccaggatcatccggggggtccatcatatcatagaaaagtgaagaaaagaagacttaccaataggatgaaatttacacaaataaacaaatttacactttaatacaaactaactactaaaatatatacaaactacaacttatccgatcaaaatatctaaatatttacatgaaatttaaaaataaaatgaaaaattatcaaaattgcgtgcgaccgatcttaagtttcccgccctttttTTCAAAAAggggagatttttttttcttcttttggcaatagcgtttactttttgccaataacgtaaattaaaagattgggaaactaagttaaaaaaggatacggaacacgggaaaggatcagataagtagaaagaggattgaaacggatattaaaaatttcataaatatacatatatacttgctacttacacaacattacaaatatttaaactttaatatgattctgaagaatgaaagatgacaatattttataaaatttacatggatacataattagacaggatatacaggtaggaaaaggaacTGTACTGTATTGTAAGGGTTATTAGATTGTTTCTTGCTTGTCGGTAATAAAAAACATGCTCTCGGTTCGAGGTCTTTAATGCTACTGTTTTAACTCCGGAATACTTTCACTATCATTACGAATAACTGCATGATGACTTAAATACACCGCTCTATTATCTTTTTCATTTTCAGGAACTTCTTCTGCGTGGTTTAATGTCAAATACTCTTTGATTACTTTTGTGTAAGCTTCTTTATATGTAGGGTTCCTTTCGAACCTTCTCTCTAATTGTAAAAATCTTCCATAGGCTATATCTTTGCTATTTCCATCAGGCGATTTTTCATTGCTTGTTTTAAATGGTAAATTTACAACATACCTACCATCTTCATTTCTTCTGTGTGTTTGTTTATAAATCTCTTCACAGAGCCATTCTTCTTGTGTTAATTTTCTGTCCGTGTCATTTTCCAACtcccacattttttttatcatgacATCCAAGTCAATTTGATGATGCATTACAATTAAGGGTTGTGTTTCTGTAAAAGGGTCATCTATTTGTCCGAAAAGAATCCAACCCAACTTCGTTTTTTGGGCACATGGCGTACCAGGAGGACCTCTTATAATATCCTGTTTTATTAGATTAGCATATTCCTTGACAcctaataataaatctatagGTCCAGGTTTGTCATAAGTTGGATCTGCTAATTGTAAACCTAGTATATGTGGCCAGTTGTTCTTGATGAGTGACTTGGATGGCAACCTTGTTGTAATTTGTTTAGACATTACATAAGCTTCTGTTGGCATACAAAAATTAGAATCAAATGTAGAAAAAATTTGTATGTGTACGATGCTACTGACTTGCGTTTGTGTTGAACCTACCCCTGTGATTGTACCTCGAACCTGTCTCCTTTTTAGTTTGAGAAGTTGTGCAGCAAGTTCACTAAGAAAGGATGCCTGTGAACCTTGATCGATTAAAGTTCGTAAAACAACAGTGTGTCCTTCTTCACTGCATAGTTTTACCATTGCTGTTGCTAATAAAGCAAAATTGTGTTTTGTGTTTGTGTTTGAATGTGACGTCATCATTGTACTTACTTGGAATTCACCATCTTCGACATGTGTGTTGTTAGGAATCTGTGGTTGTATTTGTGACACACTGGTATGAGCCACAGCTTCCTCCTGTTTGTTTTCATGTAAAAGACTATGATGGCGTTTGTTGCAGATACGACAGGATATTGGCAATCGACACGACTTAACTGGATGCCCTATCGATAAGCAATTGTAACacaagttattaatttttacatatttgtttCTTTCGCTTATTGACATTCTACAAAATTCTTTACAATGACACAACGTATGACTTTGATTACATAATAAACATGATTTCACGGAAGGAGTTACATGAAATGCATTCTCACTGGTTGGGGTAACTAACTCTAATGTCCTTAATTTAGATTCCAAAAAGATCTTCAAATCACTCCAAGAAGGTAAATCATCTGTGTTTTGTTTGTAGTTGTATGTCTCCCATTCTTTGTGTGAGTCCTGATCCAATTTCTGTATCACAAGAAATATAATTACTGGGTCCCAGGACTCGGTGGTAACCTTCAAATTATTTGAAGTATTAAGACACTCACAAGTAGTTTCAAGCAACAGTTTGATGTGTTGGGCAGACGGTACACTTATCCTTTTCTGATTAAATAAACGTTTAAGTATTGTACTTACAATCATCCTCTTGTTACCGAAACGTTGTTTTACGCTTGTGCATAATTGGTGTCGGTGACTTGAATGTGTCTTAACAGCGCTTCGGCTTCACCAGCTAAACTTGTCTTTAAGTAGTGTAGTTTTTGTACGTCGGAAAGAGATGTGTTATTATGCACCAAACTGACAAATAAATCGTGGAATGTAGGCCATTCTTCATAATGTCCATTGTAAACAGGCAGTTGTATCCTAGGTAGCAAAACTTGCGATGAAGCTCCCTCAGTCGACATCAAGCTGCAATTCCTCTGTTGACTACTCGTAGAAGGCGGCGTTTCCATATCTGATAACATATCTTGAATATCAGCCTTGATACATATGTACAAGTCTTCAAAGGAGTTGTACTCATCGTTAACAAAATAAGCTATATCGTTACGTTGCACTTGAgtcgttgtttttattaaagtttgatGCGTAGTTATAAACAGTTTCCAATATTCTTTAATACACTCCAACCGCGCTGTTAAATATCCACGTGTAAGCCGAGACTTTGAACATTTCTTTAAGTTAATCTGTGTCTTCTTTAACAAATTAGAAGCATCTTGTAACAAATTCAATAATTGTTCAACTGCAGTAGCCATTTTGACGTAATTATATCACGTGTTGTTTCTagttttgtaatagaacttgTAAGAAACTTCCACAAAAAATTCTTCGATAGCTGTTCTGAAGTTTCAACCGTATTACAGCGCAATAAGGTGCACTGGTGTTAGCACTACACGGCGGCCGGTTTCTTATCGCTATAATCTGTTCACACTAATCCGTCTTTTGTTTGATGCACTCGCTAATAATCGGACTCGTTTGGACCACTATGTACTGTATTGTAAGGGTGATTAGATTGTTTATTGCTTGTCGGTAATAAAAAACATGCTCTCGGTTCGAGGACTTTAAAGCTACTGTTTTAACTCAATGTAAATTTACTATGCACTAGTTTTATACAATTATGTATGGGCGACTACACTCACAATGTAGTTTCAACAGaaacattaagagatattagatcattcaggaatgaggagcggtcgtatagagaacatgaaaagaaaatgtgatctagatcacatttatcggattcacattcacacatgtcagtagatacaatgcctaatctattaagatgaacaggagtgcaaacatgacccaaacgcattcttatgatagaagaacatactaacttattgcatttggcacggaaaaTGAAATGATTGGaatggtttaaatgaaataagtggctgaaggttaaaatatttcctgccttttgattgactagtttcagtccaaagtctattccaacaatcctgaaggtgaactataggaagagcacctagatcctggcaaaaaactttataagggaaaatgtcgccatcgaccacggcttcattagctagttggtctgcttttatattaccaggaatgtcgctatggctggggatccatacaaacaacacagaaagaccaaagtgattgcatttatttaatagatttcttatttctatgacaacagaagaaatgttttttgatttaaatgggaacctattgagagactgtaaggcactttttgaatcagagaaaattattgtttttggaagtttaaatagaataatatattcaatagccttaaaaataccataacattccccagtaaacaccgatgtttccggaggtagtttaattttctgtgatattttaaattgagcgtgatagacacctacaccaacgggatccgaggaggaatgtttagatgcgtctgtgtaaatatgatggtaatcaacccaaacagtatttttaagaagattaaacgaaaaatttgtactaatatcgtgcttatttaaatctgagttaaaattaatttctggaagcaacattaatgcttcaaagctagtagtgaaaagaggataattaatggatcgatgaataggagcttttatgttgataaatttcttaaaactattgattagacaaggtggttttttatttgaccaatatgcagatgaatctatatgatgagaaagtttctgaagtttgttataaagagagtggttaagaaactgaaaatatcggaatataaatttgtctgctaaatattgacgacgtagatgtagtggaggatcaccacattctacttgaagagcattgataggacttgaccgcatagcaccagaaactactcgtaaagctttggactgtatgagatctagttttttaaatgtccttaacactaccaggctccagcaagaatgtaccataatctaatatacttcttataagagcattatataacaatttcatgcaaaatGGGGGGgcgcaccccaccaaacacctgacagacatcttaaaatattaagagtacgctcacatttagcatttaggtaatcacaatgtgggataccagttagtttcgaatctaagacaattcccaaaaacttaacattatctttaactgggatctgataaccctcataaaatatagaaataggaggaggagttcttgatctcgtgaataaaactattgtacttttttcaggtgatagatcaaggccatttaagtccaaccaagtttttaaatttatcagcggttgtgttatagaagaactagctttttcaatagtaatatcacgacagtaaattaatagatcatcagcatactgaagaacatttacactattaagtgatgattttaaatcgtgtgtataaatattatacaatattgggctaagtactgatccctgggggaggccctttgaaacaagtcgagtaattgacttcctgtcatctagtttcaggattatgtatctttcggaaagcatgtttatgataaaatttgttaatagcagaggtatattaagttgtaaaagcttactctttaaaatacttattacgacattatcataggcacaatttatatctaagaacgcagctattactgatttattatatgaaaatgataattgaatatcagaaatgaatatatttaaggtatcaatagtacttttcccacgtctgaaaccgaattgggattcacataatagaccgttatgctcaacaaaccattctaaacgattttttataagatgttctgtaattttcatcaaaacagaagaaagtgcgattgggcgatgggcagaatggtctgaagaacacctattaggtttcagtacgggaattatttcttgacgtttccacgtggaggggatttaccagatgtcactatgaaatttataagagataaataataaaataaagcatcatcatctaaatgagagataaaggaatacggaataccgtccagtccaggagcagaatccttaaGCTAAGCTAAGctttgctaagtgtaggtggaggctttggtgtaacaaaaacagttttttttatatgaagtattgtttatagctttaggtgttgaatgttgatgctgggttggaaaagtattaggagtgatgttaggtgatgagagtaatgtatctgcatatgaaattcgagagacagatggatgtatctttgaagcttctgaataggaaatacagtttttagccattgattcctttatagctctttgtctttcatattctaaacattttttatcagttgcaatatgggaacctttacataaacaacaagatataaaatcatcttgagcagttatcaccactatgtccttgaccacatctaaaacatcttggtttagatctgcattgtgatttcacatgaccaaaccgacaacaattgtagcattgaatagtaggatatatatacaagtctacagtaagagaagtgtagcacatatatactcgtttaggcaaaaactgtccatcaaaagtaaataccacagactcagtacatttaagatggttttgtccatcaatcatcatctttcgttttattctcctaatttttatgattgggccacagccaataggaacagaaacattatcttttatttcctcttcagaccactcagctggtactcctctgactattcctattctactcacagaaaatgatggaataaaagccttatatttttcattttctaaatttttgttttcaacaaagtcatttgcatcttggtacttagaaaaagaaatagataacctattccggcctatcctttttaaacttccattcacaatatttttaatagaatttcttttgagaaaacgaccaaatgtaactggatgtaaagtaacattatcatcgggagatgaatactgtttctgaatgtgtacaacaaaaggagcagcatctaatgagttgtataacagccttgcaacagggggctgtggctgttgtggagtgtctgtgttatttttttgtatggtctctactactatagaagaattattgcaggaatcgactttggaaagaatttgtttgtcactaatgtctacacatttgcaatcactttccttaatatcctTCTTATCGCCACGGTGTTTTCTtcgtcttttattacagtgtctgcatattctgggtcgagctgacactcttttacggccactagatgtctgagacacagaaccatctgtatgcatagtgctaccttcgtcattattagaaattgtcactacatgacctatatcaggggctgtccccccaggatcatccggggggtccatcatatcatagaaaagtgaagaaaagaagacttaccaataggatgaaatttacacaaattaacactttaataaaaactaactactaaaatatatacaaactacaacttatctgatcaaaatatctaaatatttacatgaaatttaaaaataaaatgaaaaattatcacaattaCGTGCAaccgatcttaagtttcccgccctttCCAATTCAAAAAAAAGGGGagttattaatatgaaaattgaAACCAAAG
Proteins encoded:
- the LOC126966680 gene encoding uncharacterized protein LOC126966680; the encoded protein is MIVTTESWDPVIIFLVIQKLDQDSHKEWETYNYKQNTDDLPSWSDLKIFLESKLRTLELVTPTSENAFHVTPSVKSCLLCNQSHTLCHCKEFCRMSISERNKYVKINNLCYNCLSIGHPVKSCRLPISCRICNKRHHSLLHENKQEEAVAHTSVSQIQPQIPNNTHVEDGEFQVSTMMTSHSNTNTKHNFALLATAMVKLCSEEGHTVVLRTLIDQGSQASFLSELAAQLLKLKRRQVRGTITGVGSTQTQVSSIVHIQIFSTFDSNFCMPTEAYVMSKQITTRLPSKSLIKNNWPHILGLQLADPTYDKPGPIDLLLGVKEYANLIKQDIIRGPPGTPCAQKTKLGWILFGQIDDPFTETQPLIVMHHQIDLDVMIKKMWELENDTDRKLTQEEWLCEEIYKQTHRRNEDGRYVVNLPFKTSNEKSPDGNSKDIAYGRFLQLERRFERNPTYKEAYTKVIKEYLTLNHAEEVPENEKDNRAVYLSHHAVIRNDSESIPELKQ